Proteins from one Gossypium raimondii isolate GPD5lz chromosome 8, ASM2569854v1, whole genome shotgun sequence genomic window:
- the LOC105792533 gene encoding gamma conglutin 1, translating to MASSFLLFLLIFLSVSSFILLSESQKTSKPNRFVLQLQKDSKTKLYVTNIYKRTPSQKVPFVVDLNGRLLWVTCEKSYRSSTYHAPRCRSTQCSRADSHYCHICSTRDGPGCHNNTCGVMSMNPVTGLTAMSELAQDVLSIQSTQGSNPGPMVRVPQFLFTCAPSLLLQRGLPSTVQGVAGLGHSPISLPTQLASHFGSAGFAPTFALCLAPKGVMFFGDSPYYMLPNVDITRPLSYTPLIISPQGEYYMEVKSIKINDKDVPIDTALLSINKQSVGGTKLSTINPYTILHHSIFKAVTQFFSKELSAIPQVKPVAPFSACFNSKSFKNSRVGPGVPNIDLVLHDKHVMWRIYGANSLVEAAPGVSCLAFVDGGMKNNGASIIIGAYQMENNLVQFDMARSRLGFSSSLLFYKTSCNNFNFTAIP from the coding sequence TTTCATCCTTTTATCTGAATCTCAAAAGACTTCGAAACCGAACAGGTTCGTTTTGCAGCTGCAAAAAGATTCGAAAACTAAACTTTATGTGACTAACATATACAAGAGAACTCCTTCACAGAAAGTCCCATTTGTTGTGGACTTGAATGGAAGGTTACTATGGGTTACTTGTGAGAAAAGTTACCGTTCGTCCACCTACCATGCCCCTAGGTGCCGCTCGACTCAATGCTCTAGAGCTGACAGTCACTATTGCCACATATGCTCCACCAGAGATGGACCAGGGTGCCATAACAACACATGTGGGGTCATGTCAATGAACCCTGTGACAGGCCTTACCGCCATGAGTGAGCTTGCACAAGATGTGCTATCAATTCAATCCACTCAAGGGTCTAACCCTGGTCCAATGGTTAGGGTCCCTCAGTTCTTGTTCACTTGTGCACCTTCCCTTTTACTGCAAAGAGGGTTACCAAGTACTGTTCAAGGGGTGGCTGGATTGGGGCATTCCCCCATTTCTCTACCAACTCAACTGGCCTCACACTTTGGGTCTGCTGGTTTTGCCCCAACGTTTGCCCTTTGTTTAGCCCCTAAAGGTGTCATGTTCTTTGGGGACAGCCCTTATTATATGCTGCCTAATGTTGATATAACACGACCATTAAGCTATACTCCACTTATCATCAGTCCCCAAGGAGAGTACTACATGGAAGTTAAATCCATCAAGATAAACGACAAGGATGTCCCGATAGACACAGCACTGTTATCGATCAATAAACAAAGCGTCGGAGGCACGAAGCTCAGCACAATCAACCCTTACACCATTCTACACCACTCAATCTTCAAAGCTGTCACACAATTTTTCTCCAAGGAGCTCTCTGCTATTCCCCAAGTAAAACCAGTTGCGCCATTCAGTGCCTGTTTCAACTCGAAAAGCTTCAAAAACAGCAGGGTTGGACCAGGGGTTCCTAACATCGACCTTGTGCTCCATGACAAGCATGTTATGTGGAGGATTTATGGAGCAAACTCCCTTGTTGAAGCTGCACCAGGAGTGTCTTGCTTAGCTTTTGTGGATGGAGGAATGAAGAACAATGGAGCTTCGATTATTATTGGGGCTTACCAAATGGAGAATAATCTGGTACAGTTTGATATGGCAAGATCAAGGCTTGGTTTCAGTTCTTCCCTGCTGTTCTACAAGACTTCTTGCAATAATTTCAACTTCACTGCTATTCCATAA
- the LOC105792532 gene encoding uncharacterized protein LOC105792532 isoform X4 — translation MGSNAPSSSDRTRTNWTPTMERFFIDLMLDQMHRGNRLGHTFNKQAWTDMLSIFNVKFGCKYDRDTLKSHYTNLWKQYNDVKNLLEQNGFSWDDTRKLVVAPPHVWNAYIKGQPDAQVYRNRTLTNFSDLCLIYAYTQADGRYSRSSHDIDFDDDALGVNFGVGSSVPAVSDENLNIEWTPAMDQYFIEIMLENLRKGNKSKSTFSKQAWNDMLGSFNAKFCFQFSKSFLRRRYRKLLKHYSDVQSLLLQKGFSWDDKQKMIVADDLVWDNYIKAHPDAHTFRNKKMLNYRDLRLIYKNASNSVVSSHMRQGRYTGPKTLPVWTGEENRGHLHDRDEMLGPHWTSAMNRHLIDLLLNQALGGNKIGHAFVPEAWNQIVAMFNVKFGCHYDEEALKSQARHLRRQYNNIKILLEQNGFSWDDKREKVIAADHVWDAYMKEHPNTQSYRHKMVPDYHKLCVIFGQESSNGMCSMAQREHPENEDPDLMIGDDSQFHARNGYSRIDWTPSMERHLIDLLLKQVHRGNMMSGALDTEVWLDMCLSFMESFGLQPDEESLKDHHKSLGKQYRDMRILIDQRVFSWDETRQMLTARDDVWEAYTKEYPDVVSYRHKRKPNYNDLCLIYGNSTDRKDRRSGRDACCNGYGTILKNGYYGRTDWIPSMDRYFIDLMLEHVRQGSMIDKKFSKLAWGDMVAKFSAEFGYQYDKDVLKSRFMNLRKRFNDMKYLLDHDGFTWDEKRQMIIADDHLWAIYLKEHPDARSYRNRTLPSYNDLFLIYGNANINGWNLEAENSSGEEEDESPFSSSPTRIHKTGSAGVKSDIDNDVLDTGFNDIFGDLQSLAAEFEIPDQRKKRKTDASSMAASRKAVRTNQGRLHPSDKRPVKVRTSFNNEDQYYSSIESIVDALQAIPGMDDVLFLDASKLLEDEKKARMFVAMDVHQRRKWLLRKLRR, via the exons ATGGGGAGCAATGCACCTAGTAGCAGTGATAGAACAAGAACAAATTGGACGCCGACAATGGAACGGTTTTTCATTGATCTTATGTTAGATCAAATGCATAGGGGTAATAGATTAGGCCATACATTTAATAAACAAGCTTGGACCGATATGTTATCTATTTTCAATGTGAAATTTGGGTGTAAATACGATAGGGACACTTTGAAAAGTCATTATACCAATTTGTGGAAGCAGTATAATGATGTGAAGAATCTTCTCGAACAAAACGGGTTTAGTTGGGATGATACAAGGAAATTGGTAGTTGCCCCTCCACATGTATGGAATGCATATATCAAG GGTCAACCGGATGCACAGGTATACAGGAATAGAACTTTGACGAATTTCAGTGACTTGTGCTTGATATATGCATATACACAAGCTGATGGAAGATACAGTAGATCTAGTCATGATATTGATTTTGATGATGATGCGCTAGGGGTGAATTTCG GTGTTGGAAGTTCCGTTCCTGCAGTAAGTGACGAGAACCTGAATATAGAATGGACGCCAGCCATGGATCAATACTTCATTGAGATTATGCTGGAAAATCTTAGAAAGGGTAATAAAAGTAAGAGCACATTCAGCAAACAAGCATGGAATGATATGCTTGGTTCATTCAATGCCAAGTTTTGTTTTCAGTTCAGTAAAAGCTTTTTAAGGCGTAGATATAGGAAACTGTTGAAGCACTACAGTGATGTTCAGAGTCTACTTTTACAAAAAGGGTTTTCTTGGGATGATAAACAAAAAATGATAGTTGCTGATGATCTTGTTTGGGATAACTATATCAAG GCACATCCAGATGCCCATACCTTCAGAAACAAGAAGATGCTGAACTACCGAGATTTGAGGTTGATTTATAAAAATGCAAGCAACAGTGTAGTTTCAAGTCATATGCGCCAAGGAAGATATACTGGGCCTAAAACATTACCAGTGTGGACTG GTGAAGAAAACAGAGGCCATCTCCATGATAGAGACGAGATGCTGGGTCCACACTGGACATCAGCAATGAATCGTCATCTTATTGACTTGTTGCTTAACCAAGCACTAGGAGGGAATAAAATTGGTCATGCGTTTGTACCTGAGGCATGGAATCAAATTGTTGCAATGTTCAATGTAAAGTTTGGATGTCACTATGATGAAGAGGCTTTGAAGTCCCAGGCCAGACACTTGAGGAGgcaatataataacataaaGATACTACTTGAACAGAATGGGTTCTCATGGGATGACAAACGAGAAAAGGTCATTGCTGCGGATCATGTTTGGGATGCTTATATGAAG GAACATCCCAACACTCAATCATACAGACACAAAATGGTGCCTGACTATCACAAGCTGTGTGTTATATTTGGTCAAGAAAGTTCTAATGGAATGTGCAGTATGGCCCAAAGGGAGCATCCTGAAAATGAGGACCCGGATTTGATGATTG GAGATGACTCTCAATTCCATGCTCGTAATGGTTATTCAAGGATAGACTGGACTCCTTCAATGGAACGACACCTTATTGACCTTTTGTTAAAGCAAGTGCATAGGGGTAATATGATGAGTGGTGCTTTGGATACTGAAGTATGGTTGGATATGTGTCTGTCATTTATGGAAAGTTTTGGATTACAACCTGATGAGGAATCTTTGAAGGATCATCATAAAAGTCTTGGCAAACAGTATCGTGATATGAGGATTCTCATTGATCAGAGAGTGTTTTCTTGGGACGAAACACGGCAGATGCTTACAGCCCGTGATGATGTTTGGGAGGCTTATACCAAG GAATACCCAGACGTTGTCTCATACAGGCACAAACGTAAGCcaaattataatgatttatgCTTGATCTATGGAAATTCAACTGATAGGAAGGACAGGCGATCAGGTCGAGATGCTTGCTGCAATGGATATG GAACTATACTGAAAAATGGTTACTATGGGAGAACTGATTGGATACCGTCAATGGATCGATATTTCATTGATCTAATGCTAGAGCATGTTCGTCAAGGGAGTAtgattgataaaaaatttagcaAGCTTGCCTGGGGTGATATGGTAGCAAAATTTAGTGCAGAATTTGGGTATCAATATGACAAAGATGTCCTAAAAAGTCGTTTTATGAACTTGAGGAAACGATTCAATGATATGAAATATCTACTCGACCATGATGGATTTACTTGGGATGAGAAGCGACAGATGATAATTGCTGATGACCATCTCTGGGCCATTTATCTGAAG GAACACCCTGATGCTCGATCATACCGGAACAGAACCCTCCCTAGCTATAAtgatttgttcttgatttaCGGAAATGCAAATATAAATGGGTGGAATTTGGAGGCTGAAAATTCTTCCG GTGAAGAGGAGGATGAGTCCCCTTTTAGTAGCAGTCCGACGAGGATTCATAAAACCGGTAGTGCGGGTGTAAAATCAGATATTGACAATGATGTTCTTGATACGGGGTTCAATGATATCTTTGGCGATCTACAATCTCTGGCCGCAGAGTTTGAAATACCTGACCAAAGGAAAAAGCGGAAAACTGATGCTTCATCAATGGCAGCATCAAGGAAAGCCGTGAGAACCAATCAAGGAAGATTACATCCTTCTGACAAAAGGCCGGTTAAGGTCAGAACTAGTTTTAACAACGAAGATCAATATTATAGCTCAATTGAAAGCATAGTAGATGCGCTTCAAGCCATACCAGGCATGGACGATGTGCTCTTCTTAGATGCTAGCAAGCTTCTCGAAGACGAGAAAAAGGCCCGGATGTTTGTGGCAATGGATGTCCATCAACGAAGGAAATGGTTATTAAGAAAGCTTCGACGATAG
- the LOC105792532 gene encoding uncharacterized protein LOC105792532 isoform X1, which yields MGSNAPSSSDRTRTNWTPTMERFFIDLMLDQMHRGNRLGHTFNKQAWTDMLSIFNVKFGCKYDRDTLKSHYTNLWKQYNDVKNLLEQNGFSWDDTRKLVVAPPHVWNAYIKGQPDAQVYRNRTLTNFSDLCLIYAYTQADGRYSRSSHDIDFDDDALGVNFGVGSSVPAVSDENLNIEWTPAMDQYFIEIMLENLRKGNKSKSTFSKQAWNDMLGSFNAKFCFQFSKSFLRRRYRKLLKHYSDVQSLLLQKGFSWDDKQKMIVADDLVWDNYIKAHPDAHTFRNKKMLNYRDLRLIYKNASNSVVSSHMRQGRYTGPKTLPVWTGEENRGHLHDRDEMLGPHWTSAMNRHLIDLLLNQALGGNKIGHAFVPEAWNQIVAMFNVKFGCHYDEEALKSQARHLRRQYNNIKILLEQNGFSWDDKREKVIAADHVWDAYMKEHPNTQSYRHKMVPDYHKLCVIFGQESSNGMCSMAQREHPENEDPDLMIGDDSQFHARNGYSRIDWTPSMERHLIDLLLKQVHRGNMMSGALDTEVWLDMCLSFMESFGLQPDEESLKDHHKSLGKQYRDMRILIDQRVFSWDETRQMLTARDDVWEAYTKEYPDVVSYRHKRKPNYNDLCLIYGNSTDRKDRRSGRDACCNGYGTILKNGYYGRTDWIPSMDRYFIDLMLEHVRQGSMIDKKFSKLAWGDMVAKFSAEFGYQYDKDVLKSRFMNLRKRFNDMKYLLDHDGFTWDEKRQMIIADDHLWAIYLKVLPDQIFFRTKFAMSLILAYICLLQEHPDARSYRNRTLPSYNDLFLIYGNANINGWNLEAENSSGEEEDESPFSSSPTRIHKTGSAGVKSDIDNDVLDTGFNDIFGDLQSLAAEFEIPDQRKKRKTDASSMAASRKAVRTNQGRLHPSDKRPVKVRTSFNNEDQYYSSIESIVDALQAIPGMDDVLFLDASKLLEDEKKARMFVAMDVHQRRKWLLRKLRR from the exons ATGGGGAGCAATGCACCTAGTAGCAGTGATAGAACAAGAACAAATTGGACGCCGACAATGGAACGGTTTTTCATTGATCTTATGTTAGATCAAATGCATAGGGGTAATAGATTAGGCCATACATTTAATAAACAAGCTTGGACCGATATGTTATCTATTTTCAATGTGAAATTTGGGTGTAAATACGATAGGGACACTTTGAAAAGTCATTATACCAATTTGTGGAAGCAGTATAATGATGTGAAGAATCTTCTCGAACAAAACGGGTTTAGTTGGGATGATACAAGGAAATTGGTAGTTGCCCCTCCACATGTATGGAATGCATATATCAAG GGTCAACCGGATGCACAGGTATACAGGAATAGAACTTTGACGAATTTCAGTGACTTGTGCTTGATATATGCATATACACAAGCTGATGGAAGATACAGTAGATCTAGTCATGATATTGATTTTGATGATGATGCGCTAGGGGTGAATTTCG GTGTTGGAAGTTCCGTTCCTGCAGTAAGTGACGAGAACCTGAATATAGAATGGACGCCAGCCATGGATCAATACTTCATTGAGATTATGCTGGAAAATCTTAGAAAGGGTAATAAAAGTAAGAGCACATTCAGCAAACAAGCATGGAATGATATGCTTGGTTCATTCAATGCCAAGTTTTGTTTTCAGTTCAGTAAAAGCTTTTTAAGGCGTAGATATAGGAAACTGTTGAAGCACTACAGTGATGTTCAGAGTCTACTTTTACAAAAAGGGTTTTCTTGGGATGATAAACAAAAAATGATAGTTGCTGATGATCTTGTTTGGGATAACTATATCAAG GCACATCCAGATGCCCATACCTTCAGAAACAAGAAGATGCTGAACTACCGAGATTTGAGGTTGATTTATAAAAATGCAAGCAACAGTGTAGTTTCAAGTCATATGCGCCAAGGAAGATATACTGGGCCTAAAACATTACCAGTGTGGACTG GTGAAGAAAACAGAGGCCATCTCCATGATAGAGACGAGATGCTGGGTCCACACTGGACATCAGCAATGAATCGTCATCTTATTGACTTGTTGCTTAACCAAGCACTAGGAGGGAATAAAATTGGTCATGCGTTTGTACCTGAGGCATGGAATCAAATTGTTGCAATGTTCAATGTAAAGTTTGGATGTCACTATGATGAAGAGGCTTTGAAGTCCCAGGCCAGACACTTGAGGAGgcaatataataacataaaGATACTACTTGAACAGAATGGGTTCTCATGGGATGACAAACGAGAAAAGGTCATTGCTGCGGATCATGTTTGGGATGCTTATATGAAG GAACATCCCAACACTCAATCATACAGACACAAAATGGTGCCTGACTATCACAAGCTGTGTGTTATATTTGGTCAAGAAAGTTCTAATGGAATGTGCAGTATGGCCCAAAGGGAGCATCCTGAAAATGAGGACCCGGATTTGATGATTG GAGATGACTCTCAATTCCATGCTCGTAATGGTTATTCAAGGATAGACTGGACTCCTTCAATGGAACGACACCTTATTGACCTTTTGTTAAAGCAAGTGCATAGGGGTAATATGATGAGTGGTGCTTTGGATACTGAAGTATGGTTGGATATGTGTCTGTCATTTATGGAAAGTTTTGGATTACAACCTGATGAGGAATCTTTGAAGGATCATCATAAAAGTCTTGGCAAACAGTATCGTGATATGAGGATTCTCATTGATCAGAGAGTGTTTTCTTGGGACGAAACACGGCAGATGCTTACAGCCCGTGATGATGTTTGGGAGGCTTATACCAAG GAATACCCAGACGTTGTCTCATACAGGCACAAACGTAAGCcaaattataatgatttatgCTTGATCTATGGAAATTCAACTGATAGGAAGGACAGGCGATCAGGTCGAGATGCTTGCTGCAATGGATATG GAACTATACTGAAAAATGGTTACTATGGGAGAACTGATTGGATACCGTCAATGGATCGATATTTCATTGATCTAATGCTAGAGCATGTTCGTCAAGGGAGTAtgattgataaaaaatttagcaAGCTTGCCTGGGGTGATATGGTAGCAAAATTTAGTGCAGAATTTGGGTATCAATATGACAAAGATGTCCTAAAAAGTCGTTTTATGAACTTGAGGAAACGATTCAATGATATGAAATATCTACTCGACCATGATGGATTTACTTGGGATGAGAAGCGACAGATGATAATTGCTGATGACCATCTCTGGGCCATTTATCTGAAGGTGCTGCCTGACCAAATTTTCTTCCGCACAAAATTTGCAATGTCGCTAATCTTAGCTTACATTTGTCTTCTGCAGGAACACCCTGATGCTCGATCATACCGGAACAGAACCCTCCCTAGCTATAAtgatttgttcttgatttaCGGAAATGCAAATATAAATGGGTGGAATTTGGAGGCTGAAAATTCTTCCG GTGAAGAGGAGGATGAGTCCCCTTTTAGTAGCAGTCCGACGAGGATTCATAAAACCGGTAGTGCGGGTGTAAAATCAGATATTGACAATGATGTTCTTGATACGGGGTTCAATGATATCTTTGGCGATCTACAATCTCTGGCCGCAGAGTTTGAAATACCTGACCAAAGGAAAAAGCGGAAAACTGATGCTTCATCAATGGCAGCATCAAGGAAAGCCGTGAGAACCAATCAAGGAAGATTACATCCTTCTGACAAAAGGCCGGTTAAGGTCAGAACTAGTTTTAACAACGAAGATCAATATTATAGCTCAATTGAAAGCATAGTAGATGCGCTTCAAGCCATACCAGGCATGGACGATGTGCTCTTCTTAGATGCTAGCAAGCTTCTCGAAGACGAGAAAAAGGCCCGGATGTTTGTGGCAATGGATGTCCATCAACGAAGGAAATGGTTATTAAGAAAGCTTCGACGATAG
- the LOC105792532 gene encoding uncharacterized protein LOC105792532 isoform X5: MDQYFIEIMLENLRKGNKSKSTFSKQAWNDMLGSFNAKFCFQFSKSFLRRRYRKLLKHYSDVQSLLLQKGFSWDDKQKMIVADDLVWDNYIKAHPDAHTFRNKKMLNYRDLRLIYKNASNSVVSSHMRQGRYTGPKTLPVWTGEENRGHLHDRDEMLGPHWTSAMNRHLIDLLLNQALGGNKIGHAFVPEAWNQIVAMFNVKFGCHYDEEALKSQARHLRRQYNNIKILLEQNGFSWDDKREKVIAADHVWDAYMKEHPNTQSYRHKMVPDYHKLCVIFGQESSNGMCSMAQREHPENEDPDLMIGDDSQFHARNGYSRIDWTPSMERHLIDLLLKQVHRGNMMSGALDTEVWLDMCLSFMESFGLQPDEESLKDHHKSLGKQYRDMRILIDQRVFSWDETRQMLTARDDVWEAYTKEYPDVVSYRHKRKPNYNDLCLIYGNSTDRKDRRSGRDACCNGYGTILKNGYYGRTDWIPSMDRYFIDLMLEHVRQGSMIDKKFSKLAWGDMVAKFSAEFGYQYDKDVLKSRFMNLRKRFNDMKYLLDHDGFTWDEKRQMIIADDHLWAIYLKVLPDQIFFRTKFAMSLILAYICLLQEHPDARSYRNRTLPSYNDLFLIYGNANINGWNLEAENSSGEEEDESPFSSSPTRIHKTGSAGVKSDIDNDVLDTGFNDIFGDLQSLAAEFEIPDQRKKRKTDASSMAASRKAVRTNQGRLHPSDKRPVKVRTSFNNEDQYYSSIESIVDALQAIPGMDDVLFLDASKLLEDEKKARMFVAMDVHQRRKWLLRKLRR, translated from the exons ATGGATCAATACTTCATTGAGATTATGCTGGAAAATCTTAGAAAGGGTAATAAAAGTAAGAGCACATTCAGCAAACAAGCATGGAATGATATGCTTGGTTCATTCAATGCCAAGTTTTGTTTTCAGTTCAGTAAAAGCTTTTTAAGGCGTAGATATAGGAAACTGTTGAAGCACTACAGTGATGTTCAGAGTCTACTTTTACAAAAAGGGTTTTCTTGGGATGATAAACAAAAAATGATAGTTGCTGATGATCTTGTTTGGGATAACTATATCAAG GCACATCCAGATGCCCATACCTTCAGAAACAAGAAGATGCTGAACTACCGAGATTTGAGGTTGATTTATAAAAATGCAAGCAACAGTGTAGTTTCAAGTCATATGCGCCAAGGAAGATATACTGGGCCTAAAACATTACCAGTGTGGACTG GTGAAGAAAACAGAGGCCATCTCCATGATAGAGACGAGATGCTGGGTCCACACTGGACATCAGCAATGAATCGTCATCTTATTGACTTGTTGCTTAACCAAGCACTAGGAGGGAATAAAATTGGTCATGCGTTTGTACCTGAGGCATGGAATCAAATTGTTGCAATGTTCAATGTAAAGTTTGGATGTCACTATGATGAAGAGGCTTTGAAGTCCCAGGCCAGACACTTGAGGAGgcaatataataacataaaGATACTACTTGAACAGAATGGGTTCTCATGGGATGACAAACGAGAAAAGGTCATTGCTGCGGATCATGTTTGGGATGCTTATATGAAG GAACATCCCAACACTCAATCATACAGACACAAAATGGTGCCTGACTATCACAAGCTGTGTGTTATATTTGGTCAAGAAAGTTCTAATGGAATGTGCAGTATGGCCCAAAGGGAGCATCCTGAAAATGAGGACCCGGATTTGATGATTG GAGATGACTCTCAATTCCATGCTCGTAATGGTTATTCAAGGATAGACTGGACTCCTTCAATGGAACGACACCTTATTGACCTTTTGTTAAAGCAAGTGCATAGGGGTAATATGATGAGTGGTGCTTTGGATACTGAAGTATGGTTGGATATGTGTCTGTCATTTATGGAAAGTTTTGGATTACAACCTGATGAGGAATCTTTGAAGGATCATCATAAAAGTCTTGGCAAACAGTATCGTGATATGAGGATTCTCATTGATCAGAGAGTGTTTTCTTGGGACGAAACACGGCAGATGCTTACAGCCCGTGATGATGTTTGGGAGGCTTATACCAAG GAATACCCAGACGTTGTCTCATACAGGCACAAACGTAAGCcaaattataatgatttatgCTTGATCTATGGAAATTCAACTGATAGGAAGGACAGGCGATCAGGTCGAGATGCTTGCTGCAATGGATATG GAACTATACTGAAAAATGGTTACTATGGGAGAACTGATTGGATACCGTCAATGGATCGATATTTCATTGATCTAATGCTAGAGCATGTTCGTCAAGGGAGTAtgattgataaaaaatttagcaAGCTTGCCTGGGGTGATATGGTAGCAAAATTTAGTGCAGAATTTGGGTATCAATATGACAAAGATGTCCTAAAAAGTCGTTTTATGAACTTGAGGAAACGATTCAATGATATGAAATATCTACTCGACCATGATGGATTTACTTGGGATGAGAAGCGACAGATGATAATTGCTGATGACCATCTCTGGGCCATTTATCTGAAGGTGCTGCCTGACCAAATTTTCTTCCGCACAAAATTTGCAATGTCGCTAATCTTAGCTTACATTTGTCTTCTGCAGGAACACCCTGATGCTCGATCATACCGGAACAGAACCCTCCCTAGCTATAAtgatttgttcttgatttaCGGAAATGCAAATATAAATGGGTGGAATTTGGAGGCTGAAAATTCTTCCG GTGAAGAGGAGGATGAGTCCCCTTTTAGTAGCAGTCCGACGAGGATTCATAAAACCGGTAGTGCGGGTGTAAAATCAGATATTGACAATGATGTTCTTGATACGGGGTTCAATGATATCTTTGGCGATCTACAATCTCTGGCCGCAGAGTTTGAAATACCTGACCAAAGGAAAAAGCGGAAAACTGATGCTTCATCAATGGCAGCATCAAGGAAAGCCGTGAGAACCAATCAAGGAAGATTACATCCTTCTGACAAAAGGCCGGTTAAGGTCAGAACTAGTTTTAACAACGAAGATCAATATTATAGCTCAATTGAAAGCATAGTAGATGCGCTTCAAGCCATACCAGGCATGGACGATGTGCTCTTCTTAGATGCTAGCAAGCTTCTCGAAGACGAGAAAAAGGCCCGGATGTTTGTGGCAATGGATGTCCATCAACGAAGGAAATGGTTATTAAGAAAGCTTCGACGATAG